In the Primulina tabacum isolate GXHZ01 chromosome 7, ASM2559414v2, whole genome shotgun sequence genome, attcctcctaagttcttcgcattcaccaaggagcttgagaagaatagatgtattgatgttcgtcacattcaatcaagtgaaaactcatcagatctcttcacaaaggcacttcctacgtcaatattcagaaagcacatatataatattgggatgcgcaatctacgaaatttgtgaagaattgttcgtgtcaacatgagggggagtttacgtgactgcactctttttcccttactatggtttttatcccaatgggtttttcctagtaaggtttttaacgaggcagtataaaaacacgtaatgaagacaatcattatgatcatcatcacaagggggagtgttgaaaaatatatttaaaatgtgagtattgaatatttgaatgttgaatatttgaatgttgaaaatatgagttgtaaatattgaaaattagtgtgtgatgatgtaggtaatgatgtattttatttttggattatttgtaaagatttcctataaatagatctctcatttgtgaagaaaatcacaattgagtagagagaaaaatattataaagtgtgtagtttggtaaattttgagagtttgagatttttactttttaccataaatattTACTTTTTTACAACAGAAACAAGTAATGAATGCAAATTTAGAGGACAAATTGTATATGCAGAACCCGTGAGATGTCCACAAGGACAGAAGCCTCTCATTTGCTCAACTATTTGATAACCCATATAACCATTTCTTCAAGATTACAGTAACAACTTATTGAATATTTAGGCGCAGAATGTATCAAACAAGACCGCCAAAATCTCCACAACAACACTCTCCATCAAAAAATTTGTGAAGTCGTTTACTATCTCGAATAATAATAGTCCGGGACGTCAATCTTGAGACGACTTTTACAAAATCGTGGCAGTTCCTACACATGCTAATATTCTTAACAACACGAATTTGTGTTGCATTTGATGTGTTGAGCAATCCAAAGGCAACAGCCAACTTTTCACTGTGATGAGAGGGATGGACCGTGGTTTCTTCGGTTTCTTCGTCTACCATTTGTGGATTTGTATCCACCTCGTACCCTAGAGGTCTTGCTCTATCGAGCAAGTCATCCAAAAGGTTTGTTACATCACTGGATCGACTTTTTTTACCACAATTCTTGAACGAGTAAACCTTGTTTCGAATGGTAATCCAGCTCCAGTCATTTAGTTTCTCAACCTTTTCCTCTCTCATCATCTTTCTCAACCTAGACACATCCTTCCATCGGCCTGCTGATATGTATAGATTTAACAGTAAGTGACACGTCTCTGAATCTCTTGGTTTCATTTCAAGTAATTGTTCAGCAGAATAAAAGCCCAGTTCGGCTTTCCCTTGACTTCTGCAACCTGCTATCAAAATCGACCATAGAAACTCATTGGGAGTTAGATTGTTTTTCTTGATAAAATCAAATGCTTCTTCAATACGACCTAACCTAACAAACATATCAATCAGACATGCATGATGGTCCATCACAGGGTTTATTTTATACTCATTtctcatcatatcataataagctAACGCCTCGTCAACCATTCCAGCTTGGCTACAGGCAGAGAGAACACCAACGAAAGTGATCTTGTTTGGCTTAGCTCCAACAAATCTCATGTCCTCGAAAAGGTGCAACGCCTGTTGTGACCGTGCATGTTGTGCAAATGTTGTGATCATGGATGTCCAAGAAATTAAAGTTCTTTTCGGCATCTCCACAAAAGCTTTAGTTGCTCCATTAATGCTTCCACATTTGTTATACATGTTAACTAGGGCCGTTCCCAACACCACATCTGACAAAAATCCTGTTTTTATCGATTGAGCGTGAACTTGTTCACCTTGCTCCAATGCCACCAAACTGCTACATATAGTTAATACACTTGAGAGAGTATACATATCAGGTTTCATGCCAGATTTGTTCATTCTATCAAAAATTTTAAGGGCTTCGGTTCCCCAGAAGGAGGCTGAAAGGCCATCCTCCGCTAGGCTAGTCATTTTTGCGTGACCGGCAATCATGGCATTCCATGTGACTAGGTTAACTTTGTTAATTCCATCAAATACTTTTTTTGCCTCACTGATGCAGCCATTTTTCAAGTACAAATACATAATCGAATTCCTAACGTGTAAATCAGATTCATATCCAAGTTTAATACTCATTGAATGAACCTGAGATCCCATGCCCAAAGCCTGCATCGTGCAGCACAAACTCAATATGCTGGTCAACGTGATCTCGTTAGGCTCCACACCCTCATCAATCATCTGAGCAAACATATCAACTCCCATAGCCGAATCGCCATTGTTTCCACAAGCAGATATAATGGCAGTCCAAGAAATCACATTCTTTTCCTCAATCGAATTAAACGCCTTGATCGCCATAGACAAACTACCACATTTGGCATACAAGCTACACAGTGCATTCCCGGAACTGGAATCACCCTCAATTCGATACTTTATGATATACCCATGAATCTGCTTCCCCAAATCAATATTAGACAAATACGAGCAAGCATTCAAAACAATTCCTAGAGTATAGGCAGTTGGATACCCTCCAGTCTCCAACATTTTCTTGAAAGCACCAGCAGCAAGCAGAGGCTGTTGATTATGAGTATATCCGGACATCAATGAAGTCCAAGAGACAACATTCCTTTTCGGCAAGTCATCGAACACCTTTTGCGCACTTTCCATCCTCCCGCATTTTGCGTACACGTTTATAAGAAATGTAACGAGGAACAGTTCTTGGTAAAGCCCAGATTTTATTATGTGGGCATGGATAGACTCAGCTGCTGAAACATAACTATTGTCTATACAATTTTGCAACAACGGGACGTAGGAAGATGACTCAAGCTTCACGTAACCTTCTTTAACCAATGAAATTGATTCTCTGAACTCAGTACTCAATTCATCAAAATCCTTTTCCAAGTCTTTCGTGCTGTACTGTTTCTACACAGAAGAACACCGGAGGTAGAAGCATAAATTTGACAACCAACTAACGCATTATCAGAAGATACAACCCGTTTgacataaacaaaaaaaaaagaaagaaaaaagagaaagatCGTACCTTTCCAAATGGAGTGGAAAGAGAAGAGTGTTTCTTCAAATCTGGGTCCAGTTTCATAGTGTTGCCAACCACAACTGAAGGCAGGGAAGCCATGAAACTGGATTTCTTCGCAGGAATAGTACACGTATATGATCACATTTTCACTTCGTTTGTGATAGATGATGATATTTGGCGTGGGTAGAGTAATCCCTTATCTCTGTATGCTTGGATGAAATTTAGCTGTGAATTGATGGTTGAGTAATCACTTATCTGTGTGTATTTATACCATCAACTTCACGTCAATACATACATAAATGTCAAATCTAACACTCAATACATATTAATGAATTATTACTAATATTCCCTTTACTTTTCTCAATTAATCTTCCATAGCAATGCtttaattttgaatatttatacATTTTAATATTCTATTATAGGTTCTGAATATTTGAACATTTCTAAtgattatataataaatttataagaataatataattgtttttgataatttatttgatgatataatatttgttaatataaaatatataataaacaaacaaaaattaaagCATCATTTCTACAAAATTCTTAAAGATCGGTCTTATTCTTTTCTATCGTCTATCATGTCTCTAATAGATAAAATATTACTCATTAAAATTTAACGTCATTTTTTTCCGGCACATCTGACCAGCCAGCATGTCCCAGTATGAACCGTTAAGATCTAACGCCACTCTTTTATGGCCACCTAGACAACCAGATTAAGCTGCGTAATGTTAACAATTTGAAGTATGAGAACATCTCAGGAGGTCATTTATCTCAGTACTACTCTCACTCATACACGCTTAACCTAACATTCCAccctaaaaatataaaaatatgtttattggGATACTTGAACTCATGATCTCGTTTTAATATCAATTGTTAGGATCAAATGATTACCACTAAACAACTATAGTTGTTAGCCAATTATTTCCTTATAATAGTCACAGTGCAGAGCGTAAACTATGGCTATCAACATGTACCAACCTCATATGTCTATGCAAGTTATAAATCCATGAATTATGTTATCATATCATGTTATAAAATCTTCTTTCAGTttcaattataatatataaaatcacTTCGAGATTgattatgatccaaaaatacaataaaaacaaataacatAATCAAATATTCTTATAAACAAAATGCAATattggaaaaattaaaatatagatGTTTTTGGGTAGGATCCCATGAATTCTAACtaaaataagaaagaaaaagAGGAGAAAACCCTATCGAGTTCTTGTTCTTGTCTTATTCTCTTGCTCTCTGATTTCTCATCTTGCTTGGTGGCTGCTTTTGTGAGTAAATAAAAAATGGTGTAAATATGATGATTCGTCTCTCTATTGTGTGTTAGGgctctcatatatatatatatgtgcgtatatatatatgtatataagaaCTAAGACTCTAAAAAAGGCAAAAAATCCGTGTGTATGTAAATTTCCATATTATTATCGCCCTAGCACGATCTTCACTATCCGTGTTCTTCACTTTTGCCCGGATGCTCTGGGGCAATCAGAAATTATTGCCGTTGTGCTCTCGCTTCTCTCCAGCTTCACACTTCTTCTTGTTTGTGTATTGGAGCAGTCAAAACCAACCGTCCCGGCACGTCCTCTTCTGTCCAAGAGTTCATCTTTTCGCCTTAATTCCATCTTTTTGGCATTTTTTCCTATAAAATGATCAAACACCTGAAACATGATCATATGTATAAATTAACAACAAAAATGTATGAAACGCAGACTTCACACACAAACTCATGcaaaaataaactaaaaataatacaataaaatatGAAGAAAAAAAACCTATCAGACTTGAAAATAGGAATATACATTTTgagtatatattttttgaatattaatttGTTCAAAACGATTTATTgtgaaggaaaatttaattatttaatgttgGTAGTAAAGCCCATATAACATATGTAGGGAGAAGAGGGAATTTTGTTCCACATTGAAAATTATGACTTCCACATCTTCATTATATCATTTTGTGTGCTGGGTTATTGTTAGTTCAAGTAAGTCATGCCAAGCCAAGTCAACCGAGGGTGAGATAAGTGCAACGCACCGACCAAACCCGTGCAAATGGTGTATTTATGATGCACTTTTCACTTTGCACGTACACATCCTCGTGATGAGTCTTTCTTTATATGACTAGAAAATGGTGGTTCGATGACGTGGAGGGTGGTGACATGGCACATGGTACAATAAGCGTAGATGTGGAGGTGATTGGATGCAAGGGCGGAGCCACATGGTTCTTTACCCGGGATAAAGCCCGGGTGACccaatttttgttttaaaaaaatgtatatgtaaattttgtatacatttgaataatataatattaacccgtatatatcaatttaaaatattaaaagattttagagtttaaaatttcagCCCTATCTAGCTCCGCCACTGACTGGATGATGTGACAGTCGACCGGCTGCACTAGGACGAGTGATGTTGCAACGTGGATTGTGAGCTAGAGGGTCGTGATGAATGGTTGTGATGTTCGAGAGTTGGTGCAACCACGACCTTTGAATGAGATCGAATTGGCTAAATTGATCTAGATCAAGAAGATGAAATATGTACCATTAGATCAAGATGGAAGATTGAGATTTGCTAGATCTAGAGTGTATCCAATGAATGTGATCATCTTGAAGTGATGTGATATCTACCATTCAATTCAAAATAGACACAATAAATTGAATCTAATCAAATGATTTGATTCAATTGTTGTAGCTCATTCAATTCAAAATGGACACACTAAATTGAAACTAATCAAATAATGCGATTCAATAATTGTAGCTCACCAAATGCAGTGTGATCTACACCATTAGATCAAGATATGTCACTAatctaattgattttaattataaagACAATCAAGTGTCTGCATTACCTAAATGTAgggggaaaaaaaattaatgatagcAACCAATAAATAAAACGATAAACTATTAATATCGTACTCATTCGAAATATCTTTGACATAGTATAcactaaaatttcaaaaatataattctcaTTTGAGTTCTATAAATTACCTTTTAAATTAGTTATCTAAATTATTGGAACAGAAATATTTTTGTtcattgcatgaaattttattgattattcAGAATGCATAACTTGGTAGTGGCATAAGTGGTAACAAGTCCCCGTGATAAAGACTTGTTCTTGAAGATGCTTAATAAAGAAGTCTAGGTCTCTtgagcaacaataaaatctgCAAAGTAAAGAAAAGGGTCAATTCTTaaaaggtaaaaaaaaataaaaatgaatcaaCACTTCGCAGTACACAACTCTCATCGACACTGCGCAACgtaaaataaatcaataaacgCTTAATTTTTCTTATAGGAAATGGAAGGCGCTATGAAGTAACAAGTCGACAGTTAACGGATACTCAGAATCCAGCAAAGAATTTTCTGGATGAGCACAAGCCATCACACAAAAATGGCATTTACCTCGTGGATGACAGATTGGTTTCACTCCTTGTATTTCATTGTCTCTTTCTCAAAACCAATTGTAGGGAATTGTTTCGCATAATCTTCAACTTCCAGACGCAGCTTATTGATTGAAGATTGATGAACATCGGATTGCATAGACGTCACAAAATCCTTTAACTTCGTTCCTGAAGATCGTGACAAAGTATATATTAGAATTAAACTAGATGAATGGGAAAACTCTGGTTACATCCATTCCTGACATGTATGTCGCTCTGAACAGAAAGGGAAAAGGTAGAGAGAATAGCAGAGCTATGAACCATTTGTATCAGACTTAATCTTGAGGGCTAACTTTACAGCAGCATCAAAGAACTCTGCAACTTTTACAAAGTCTTCTTCAATGAACCCCCTTGACGTTAGAGCAGGAGTTCCTATCCGATGGTAAGGAGCTTATCAAGATTTTTTTAA is a window encoding:
- the LOC142551450 gene encoding pentatricopeptide repeat-containing protein At4g14850-like isoform X1: MASLPSVVVGNTMKLDPDLKKHSSLSTPFGKKQYSTKDLEKDFDELSTEFRESISLVKEGYVKLESSSYVPLLQNCIDNSYVSAAESIHAHIIKSGLYQELFLVTFLINVYAKCGRMESAQKVFDDLPKRNVVSWTSLMSGYTHNQQPLLAAGAFKKMLETGGYPTAYTLGIVLNACSYLSNIDLGKQIHGYIIKYRIEGDSSSGNALCSLYAKCGSLSMAIKAFNSIEEKNVISWTAIISACGNNGDSAMGVDMFAQMIDEGVEPNEITLTSILSLCCTMQALGMGSQVHSMSIKLGYESDLHVRNSIMYLYLKNGCISEAKKVFDGINKVNLVTWNAMIAGHAKMTSLAEDGLSASFWGTEALKIFDRMNKSGMKPDMYTLSSVLTICSSLVALEQGEQVHAQSIKTGFLSDVVLGTALVNMYNKCGSINGATKAFVEMPKRTLISWTSMITTFAQHARSQQALHLFEDMRFVGAKPNKITFVGVLSACSQAGMVDEALAYYDMMRNEYKINPVMDHHACLIDMFVRLGRIEEAFDFIKKNNLTPNEFLWSILIAGCRSQGKAELGFYSAEQLLEMKPRDSETCHLLLNLYISAGRWKDVSRLRKMMREEKVEKLNDWSWITIRNKVYSFKNCGKKSRSSDVTNLLDDLLDRARPLGYEVDTNPQMVDEETEETTVHPSHHSEKLAVAFGLLNTSNATQIRVVKNISMCRNCHDFVKVVSRLTSRTIIIRDSKRLHKFFDGECCCGDFGGLV
- the LOC142551450 gene encoding pentatricopeptide repeat-containing protein At4g14850-like isoform X2 — encoded protein: MASLPSVVVGNTMKLDPDLKKHSSLSTPFGKYSTKDLEKDFDELSTEFRESISLVKEGYVKLESSSYVPLLQNCIDNSYVSAAESIHAHIIKSGLYQELFLVTFLINVYAKCGRMESAQKVFDDLPKRNVVSWTSLMSGYTHNQQPLLAAGAFKKMLETGGYPTAYTLGIVLNACSYLSNIDLGKQIHGYIIKYRIEGDSSSGNALCSLYAKCGSLSMAIKAFNSIEEKNVISWTAIISACGNNGDSAMGVDMFAQMIDEGVEPNEITLTSILSLCCTMQALGMGSQVHSMSIKLGYESDLHVRNSIMYLYLKNGCISEAKKVFDGINKVNLVTWNAMIAGHAKMTSLAEDGLSASFWGTEALKIFDRMNKSGMKPDMYTLSSVLTICSSLVALEQGEQVHAQSIKTGFLSDVVLGTALVNMYNKCGSINGATKAFVEMPKRTLISWTSMITTFAQHARSQQALHLFEDMRFVGAKPNKITFVGVLSACSQAGMVDEALAYYDMMRNEYKINPVMDHHACLIDMFVRLGRIEEAFDFIKKNNLTPNEFLWSILIAGCRSQGKAELGFYSAEQLLEMKPRDSETCHLLLNLYISAGRWKDVSRLRKMMREEKVEKLNDWSWITIRNKVYSFKNCGKKSRSSDVTNLLDDLLDRARPLGYEVDTNPQMVDEETEETTVHPSHHSEKLAVAFGLLNTSNATQIRVVKNISMCRNCHDFVKVVSRLTSRTIIIRDSKRLHKFFDGECCCGDFGGLV